A genome region from Carassius auratus strain Wakin unplaced genomic scaffold, ASM336829v1 scaf_tig00033307, whole genome shotgun sequence includes the following:
- the LOC113081174 gene encoding CXXC-type zinc finger protein 1-like, with protein MDSELSDLEQPPGPETSLNWKNAPVYCFCRKPDMNCFMIACDSCSEWFHGDCINISEKMAKTIRVWYCEKCRSKNESLEIKFRSKKSREKEAEPDWTDNQPDTPDFKSDGRRGSRIKRSARMCGECEACMRTEDCGLCDFCKDMKKFGGPNKIRQKCRLRQCQVRARKMLRVKDEEWAMSRGRDYQDGPLSEDFSENELELYQHYCAGKYGDHSTGWNSDDDDGSYADPAMRKRAVKVKHVKRREKRSEKKKEENKSRKHKPKQKHRDRVRHSERAEVRDSGGARQCLGPGCVEAARASSKYCSDDCGMKLAANRIYEILPQRIQQWQQSPCIAEEQGKKLLDRIRREQQSARTRLTDMEKRFHELEGIIAKAKQQVVQHDEEVNEGDDDTDLQIFCVSCSHPVNPKVALRHMERCYAKYESQTSFGSMYPTRIEGATRLFCDVYNPQSKTYCKRLQVLCPEHSRDPKVPADEVCGCPLVRDVFEPTGEYCKVSKRKCNKHYCWEKLRRAEVDLERVRVWYKLDELFEQERNLKTAMTNRAGLMALMLHQTIQHDPVTTDLRTNKDR; from the exons ATG GACAGCGAATTGTCAGACTTGGAGCAACCTCCCGGACCAGAAACGAGTCTGAACTGGAAAAATGCACCTGTTTATTGCTTTTGTCGCAAACCAGACATGAACTGCTTTATGAT TGCTTGTGACAGCTGCAGTGAGTGGTTTCATGGAGACTGCATTAATATTTCCGAGAAGATGGCAAAAACCATCCGTGTTTGGTACTGTGAAAAGTGTCGAa GTAAAAATGAATCCCTAGAGATCAAATTCCGTTCTAAGAAAAGCAGAGAGAAAGAAGCGGAGCCAGACTGGACCGATAACCAGCCGGACACACCGGATTTCAAGTCGGATGGACGGCGTGGGTCACGG ATTAAGCGCTCCGCGCGCATGTGTGGAGAATGTGAAGCCTGCATGCGCACAGAGGACTGTGGACTGTGTGACTTCTGTAAAGACATGAAGAAGTTCGGCGGCCCAAATAAGATCCGGCAGAAGTGTCGTCTAAGGCAGTGTCAAGTGCGCGCTAGG aaaatgttgcGAGTGAAGGATGAGGAGTGGGCCATGTCTAGGGGCAGAGACTATCAGGACGGCCCACTGTCTGAAGACTTCAGTGAGAATGAGCTGGAGCTGTATCAGCACTACTGTGCCGGGAAGTACGGAGACCACAGCACG gGTTGGAacagtgatgatgatgacggTTCATATGCTGACCCTGCTATGAGAAAGAGAGCTGTTAAAGTCAAGCATgtgaaaagaagagaaaagcGATCTGAAAAAAAG AAAGAGGAGAATAAGTCTCGGAAGCACAAGCCCAAACAGAAGCACCGTGACCGGGTGAGACACAGCGAGCGGGCAGAGGTTCGGGACAGCGGAGGAGCCAGACAGTGCCTCGGACCCGGATGTGTCGAAGCTGCACGCGCCAGCTCTAAATACTGCTCTGATGACTGCGGCATGAAGCTCGCTGCCAA TCGAATCTATGAGATCCTGCCCCAGCGTATCCAGCAGTGGCAGCAGAGCCCGTGCATCGCTGAAGAACAGGGCAAGAAACTTCTAGATCGAATCCGCCGTGAGCAGCAGTCAGCTCGCACGCGACTCACTGATATGGAGAAACGCTTCCATGAGCTGGAGGGCATCATTGCTAAAGCCAAACAGCAGGTTGTGCAGCACGATGAAGAG GTCAATGAGGGTGATGACGACACAGATTTACAAATCTTCTGTGTGTCCTGCAGTCACCCAGTTAACCCCAAGGTGGCACTGCGTCACATGGAAAGGTGCTATGCCAAG TATGAGAGTCAGACGTCTTTTGGCTCCATGTACCCCACTCGCATAGAGGG TGCTACTCGGCTCTTCTGTGATGTTTACAATCCACAAAGCAAAACCTACTGTAAGAGACTGCAGGTTCTCTGTCCAGAACACTCCAGAGACCCAAAG GTCCCTGCTGATGAGGTCTGTGGTTGTCCATTGGTTCGTGATGTATTTGAACCCACTGGAGAATATTGCAAGGTGTCCAAACGCAAGTGTAACAAACACTACTGCTGGGAGAAGCTCCGCAGGGCCGAAGTGGACTTGGAACGAGTCAGAGTG TGGTACAAGTTGGATGAATTGTTTGAGCAGGAGCGCAATCTAAAAACAGCCATGACGAATCGTGCAGGTCTCATGGCCCTCATGCTGCACCAGACAATCCAACACGACCCAGTTACCACAGACCTGAGAACTAACAAGGACAGATAA